Proteins encoded by one window of Candidatus Baltobacteraceae bacterium:
- a CDS encoding ACT domain-containing protein: MKTRLRIVCHDRPGLIAETAALLAERDINVIDLEAHAHGGDAVLLLDVEKPDEALALLTGNGFNCVTDEVVLARVADRPGALAKLSKALLDADVEVRSVTMVQRDEGHAIVAMSTGDNERARRVLADCVI, translated from the coding sequence ATGAAGACGCGCCTACGAATCGTTTGTCACGATCGGCCCGGCCTCATCGCCGAAACGGCCGCACTCCTGGCGGAGCGCGACATCAACGTCATCGATCTCGAGGCCCACGCGCACGGCGGCGACGCCGTGCTGCTGCTCGACGTCGAGAAGCCCGACGAGGCGCTCGCGCTGCTGACCGGCAATGGATTCAATTGCGTGACCGACGAAGTCGTGCTCGCGCGCGTCGCCGATCGGCCCGGAGCGCTGGCCAAACTCTCGAAAGCGCTTCTCGACGCCGACGTGGAAGTGCGCTCGGTGACGATGGTTCAGCGCGACGAGGGACACGCGATCGTCGCCATGAGCACCGGCGATAACGAGCGCGCGCGGCGCGTCCTCGCCGACTGCGTGATCTAA
- a CDS encoding peroxiredoxin — protein MIRRVVAVLGICAVALSAPALASLKVGDTAPAFKAQASMGGKIFAFDLASALKKGPVVLYFYPAAFTPGCTIEAHDFADAIGQYAALDATVIGVSHDPIAKLQKFSVSECRSKFAVAADADLAIAKAYDAVLKAAPQYADRTSYVIAPDGKIVYVYSSLKPDLHVANTLEALKAYEASKKR, from the coding sequence ATGATCCGTCGTGTTGTTGCGGTGCTCGGTATCTGCGCGGTTGCGTTAAGCGCGCCGGCGCTCGCCAGCCTCAAAGTCGGCGATACCGCGCCGGCCTTTAAAGCCCAGGCGTCGATGGGCGGCAAGATTTTCGCGTTCGATCTTGCGTCGGCGCTCAAAAAAGGGCCGGTCGTGCTGTATTTTTATCCGGCCGCCTTTACGCCGGGCTGCACGATCGAAGCGCACGATTTTGCCGACGCGATCGGCCAGTACGCGGCGCTCGATGCGACCGTGATCGGCGTCTCGCACGATCCGATCGCAAAGCTGCAGAAGTTCTCGGTTAGCGAATGCCGGAGCAAGTTCGCCGTCGCGGCCGATGCGGATCTCGCGATCGCCAAAGCGTACGACGCGGTTTTAAAGGCCGCGCCGCAATACGCCGATCGCACCTCGTACGTGATCGCTCCCGATGGGAAGATCGTCTACGTCTACAGTTCGCTCAAACCCGACCTGCACGTCGCCAACACGCTCGAGGCGCTCAAAGCCTACGAGGCGAGCAAGAAGCGGTAG
- a CDS encoding dienelactone hydrolase family protein: protein MTHYSCEVRHRLPRKGLRSAGPQSSTMEDANASEIDPTASTSARLNREAFVGISAGAAAGIGTVARGLGQGAGLGKTHPPLVAPDDSAIVAAHVELRRPDGAIAAYAASPKNAGPDTPGIVVVMHIWGVDTSIRDVVRRYAKEGYVAIAPDLYSRFHAPSGDGVSDIATFRPFAKQLLDAQADADIRAAANWITAAHPGARVGVTGFCMGGAIALRQAITNGDVFVADAPFYGNPAGIDAGQIRIPICGSYGARDTSIPAESVRAFRDALRVPNDIVIYSTAGHAFFDDQRGAFDPAAAADAWRRTLAFFAKFLRG, encoded by the coding sequence GTGACGCATTACTCATGCGAAGTCCGCCATCGGTTGCCGCGCAAGGGTTTGCGCTCTGCCGGGCCGCAGTCGTCGACAATGGAGGATGCAAACGCGAGCGAGATCGATCCGACCGCGTCGACCTCGGCCCGGCTCAATCGCGAGGCATTCGTCGGAATCTCGGCGGGCGCCGCCGCCGGTATAGGGACGGTCGCGCGCGGGCTCGGGCAAGGCGCCGGCCTCGGGAAAACGCATCCGCCGCTGGTCGCGCCGGACGACTCCGCGATCGTTGCGGCGCACGTGGAACTGCGCCGGCCCGACGGCGCGATCGCCGCGTATGCCGCATCGCCGAAGAACGCGGGACCCGATACGCCGGGAATCGTCGTCGTGATGCATATTTGGGGAGTCGACACCTCGATTCGCGACGTCGTGCGCCGATATGCCAAGGAAGGCTACGTCGCGATCGCGCCGGATTTGTATTCGCGCTTTCACGCCCCTAGCGGTGACGGCGTCAGCGATATCGCCACGTTTCGCCCGTTTGCCAAGCAATTGCTCGACGCGCAGGCCGATGCCGATATTCGCGCCGCAGCCAACTGGATAACGGCGGCACATCCCGGCGCGCGCGTGGGGGTCACGGGCTTTTGCATGGGCGGCGCGATCGCGCTGCGCCAGGCAATTACCAACGGCGATGTTTTTGTGGCCGACGCGCCGTTCTACGGCAATCCCGCGGGTATCGATGCGGGCCAGATTCGTATCCCGATCTGCGGCAGTTACGGCGCTCGCGATACGTCGATTCCGGCCGAATCCGTTCGCGCCTTTCGCGACGCCTTGCGCGTGCCCAACGATATCGTCATCTATTCGACGGCCGGCCACGCCTTCTTCGACGATCAGCGCGGCGCGTTCGATCCGGCGGCCGCCGCGGACGCGTGGCGGCGAACTCTTGCATTTTTCGCGAAGTTTTTGCGCGGTTAA
- a CDS encoding c-type cytochrome produces the protein MKRFAVAVLALALAGCGRAPQASTRAATAPPNVAVGELVSYGRRIITDTPQTMKGYVSANMSCEACHPKAGTARAGSLAGIYGQFPQWNARAHRVISLQDRIAECFLYSMNGRPPAYESRPMEAIVAYIASLSRGTPVGAMPDPANGTPAVVAPRAASVVRGAGLYAQRCSSCHQATGAGVNGSFPPLWGATSFNDGAGMHRLRTMAAFVRYAMPQNAPGSLTDQQAYDVSAFVLHHARPHFQRNRLVTFPARRAGYF, from the coding sequence ATGAAACGCTTCGCGGTCGCCGTATTGGCCTTGGCGCTCGCCGGGTGCGGTCGCGCGCCGCAGGCCTCCACGCGGGCGGCGACTGCGCCGCCGAATGTTGCCGTCGGCGAACTCGTCAGCTACGGCCGCCGGATTATTACCGACACGCCGCAGACGATGAAGGGGTACGTCTCGGCGAATATGTCATGCGAGGCGTGTCACCCAAAGGCCGGCACGGCACGCGCCGGCAGTCTCGCGGGCATCTACGGGCAATTTCCGCAGTGGAACGCCCGCGCGCACCGCGTCATCTCGCTGCAGGATCGGATCGCGGAGTGTTTCCTTTACAGCATGAACGGCCGGCCGCCGGCCTACGAGAGTCGTCCGATGGAGGCGATCGTCGCATACATTGCTTCGCTCTCGCGCGGCACGCCGGTCGGAGCGATGCCGGACCCGGCGAATGGCACGCCGGCGGTGGTTGCGCCGCGCGCGGCGAGCGTCGTTCGCGGCGCCGGACTCTACGCGCAGCGCTGTTCGTCGTGTCACCAAGCAACCGGTGCCGGGGTGAACGGATCGTTTCCGCCGCTCTGGGGAGCCACCTCGTTTAACGACGGCGCCGGCATGCATCGATTGCGTACGATGGCCGCGTTCGTGCGCTACGCGATGCCGCAGAACGCTCCGGGATCGCTCACCGATCAGCAAGCCTACGACGTTTCGGCGTTCGTCTTACATCACGCGCGCCCGCATTTTCAGCGCAATCGGCTGGTAACGTTTCCCGCAAGACGAGCCGGCTATTTCTAG
- a CDS encoding DUF695 domain-containing protein — MADWSSYFARLDGAPVSIAVDLELKASAPLAQKPAAYTIAVAVREPDANGMPAESEFERLSEIENALYDALLALDVLQVGRVTGRKLRTFHYYGPQTATIAATVAQIMESYAGYQFKVLAADDPTWSIYVGYLYPDHYQLEFAEDMKVLQALRDAGDDFERPRDIRHIVRFSDAGRRDGFARAIADHGFLVDAAGEVVTVIKNERIDPFAITAIRTAVATLAQEFAGDYDGWSCEVQA; from the coding sequence ATGGCAGATTGGTCCTCGTACTTCGCGAGGCTCGACGGCGCACCGGTCTCGATCGCCGTCGATCTCGAGCTCAAAGCCTCCGCTCCGCTCGCGCAGAAACCGGCGGCCTACACGATCGCGGTCGCCGTGCGCGAGCCCGACGCGAACGGCATGCCGGCCGAAAGTGAGTTCGAGCGGCTCTCCGAGATCGAAAACGCGCTCTACGACGCCCTGCTCGCGCTCGACGTGCTGCAAGTGGGCCGGGTTACCGGCCGAAAGCTGCGTACGTTCCACTACTACGGTCCGCAGACCGCAACGATCGCCGCGACCGTGGCGCAGATCATGGAATCGTACGCCGGATACCAGTTCAAAGTTCTGGCCGCCGACGACCCGACGTGGTCGATCTACGTCGGCTATCTCTATCCCGATCACTATCAGCTCGAGTTCGCCGAAGATATGAAAGTGCTACAGGCGTTGCGCGACGCCGGCGACGATTTCGAGCGACCGCGCGATATCCGCCATATCGTGCGATTTTCAGACGCGGGGCGCCGCGACGGGTTCGCGCGCGCGATCGCCGATCACGGCTTCCTGGTCGATGCGGCCGGCGAGGTCGTAACCGTTATCAAAAACGAGCGCATCGATCCCTTCGCCATCACGGCGATCCGCACGGCCGTCGCCACGCTGGCGCAAGAGTTCGCCGGCGACTACGACGGATGGAGCTGTGAGGTTCAAGCGTGA
- a CDS encoding DNA recombination protein RmuC: MNGTLSLVLVLLIGLVGGAALALALARREIARHRERAEAAEQARAIAESRLLDLDERHRQSVEIVAERLKSEMHESNGRIAEMQREQFLAIANERFDKALLPVAQKLNEFDALVQTMEKSRVGAYEGLKEQIAGLLERSGRLELSTSQLSTQTSVLVSALRNPTTRGKWGEVQLKRVVELAGMQEHVDYDEQQTFDTGEGMGRPDMTVSLPGNARIFVDAKAPLAAYLEAIEIPEESGRRDKLRAHASAFKSHVDALAKKNYHRVDGSAEFVVMFVPGEAFLSAACTENPDLIEYGAAKGIYIASPLTLMALLRSYALGWQQRQQEENAKAIAEAARVLYDRVSTFASHFVSMGSNLKKAVDSYNGAVRSMETRVLPQGRKIKEMASLSGDTPEVAEIEVTPREVTALDAQPRRRGTRQPPLFTNDEAS, translated from the coding sequence GTGAACGGCACGCTCTCGCTCGTCCTGGTTCTGCTTATCGGTCTCGTCGGCGGAGCCGCGCTCGCACTGGCCCTCGCTCGCCGCGAAATCGCGCGCCACCGCGAGCGTGCGGAGGCAGCCGAGCAAGCGCGTGCGATCGCCGAGTCGCGTTTGCTCGATCTCGACGAGCGCCATCGTCAGAGCGTTGAAATCGTCGCCGAGCGCCTCAAGAGCGAGATGCACGAAAGCAACGGCCGAATCGCCGAGATGCAGCGCGAGCAGTTCCTCGCCATCGCCAACGAGCGCTTCGACAAAGCGCTGCTGCCGGTCGCGCAAAAACTCAACGAGTTCGACGCACTCGTGCAAACGATGGAAAAATCGCGCGTCGGCGCCTACGAAGGCCTTAAAGAGCAGATCGCCGGATTGCTCGAGCGCTCGGGCCGCCTCGAGCTTTCGACGTCCCAGCTTTCGACGCAAACCTCGGTTTTGGTTTCGGCGCTGCGTAATCCGACCACGCGCGGCAAGTGGGGCGAAGTGCAACTCAAACGCGTCGTCGAGTTAGCGGGCATGCAGGAGCACGTCGATTACGACGAACAGCAAACGTTCGATACCGGCGAGGGCATGGGCCGCCCGGATATGACCGTCTCGCTGCCGGGCAACGCCCGTATCTTCGTCGATGCGAAGGCCCCGCTCGCCGCCTATCTCGAGGCGATCGAGATTCCCGAAGAGAGCGGCCGGCGCGATAAACTGCGCGCGCACGCGAGCGCCTTTAAGTCCCACGTGGACGCTCTTGCGAAGAAGAACTACCATCGCGTCGACGGCTCCGCGGAGTTCGTGGTCATGTTCGTTCCCGGCGAAGCGTTTCTGAGCGCCGCCTGCACCGAGAATCCCGACTTGATCGAATACGGCGCCGCCAAGGGCATCTACATCGCGAGCCCGCTCACGCTGATGGCGCTCCTGCGCTCCTACGCGCTGGGCTGGCAGCAGCGTCAGCAGGAAGAGAATGCGAAGGCGATCGCCGAGGCGGCCCGCGTGCTGTACGATCGCGTCAGCACGTTTGCGAGCCATTTCGTTTCGATGGGTTCCAATCTCAAAAAGGCCGTCGACTCGTACAACGGCGCGGTGCGCTCGATGGAGACCCGCGTTCTGCCGCAGGGCCGTAAAATCAAGGAGATGGCATCCCTCTCCGGCGATACGCCCGAGGTTGCGGAGATCGAAGTCACGCCGCGCGAAGTCACCGCGCTCGACGCGCAGCCGCGGCGACGCGGGACGCGCCAGCCTCCGCTCTTCACCAACGACGAAGCGAGCTAG
- a CDS encoding histidine decarboxylase — MLSQDDRSRLDDLRTRLRDANAFAVGYPASKDLDIRELGEFLAFAINNIGDPFAESTYRVNTREFEREVVEFFAAMMRAPEGNWWGYVTNGGTEGNLYGLYLARELYPNGIVYFSEQTHYSVSKNLHFLGMRHIMIRAQETGEIDYEDLRETLKIHRDSPPIVFANIGTTMTEARDDIARIRGVLDDLTIRQSYIHSDAALSGGYVAFLEPRPAFDFADGADSISISGHKFLGVPLPCGVVLAKKRNVERIARSIDYIGSLDTTISGSRNGFTPLALWYVIRSLGLEGMRERAHRCLDLAAYAQERLVARGVPAWRNRNAITVVFPKTGDAVKAKWQLATERFSHLIVMPGISRETIDAFVDDVAAEHSKRALQESTR; from the coding sequence ATGCTTTCACAAGACGATCGCTCGCGCCTCGACGATCTTCGCACGCGGCTGCGTGATGCGAACGCCTTTGCCGTGGGCTATCCCGCCTCGAAAGATCTCGACATCCGGGAACTTGGCGAGTTTCTTGCATTCGCCATCAACAACATCGGCGATCCGTTCGCAGAGAGCACGTACCGCGTCAACACGCGCGAATTCGAACGCGAGGTCGTCGAGTTTTTTGCGGCAATGATGCGGGCACCCGAGGGGAACTGGTGGGGGTACGTTACCAACGGCGGCACCGAAGGGAATCTCTACGGTCTCTATCTCGCGCGCGAACTCTATCCGAACGGGATCGTTTATTTCTCCGAACAGACCCACTATAGTGTGAGCAAGAACCTGCACTTTCTCGGCATGCGCCATATCATGATACGCGCGCAGGAGACGGGCGAGATCGACTACGAGGATCTGCGCGAAACGCTCAAGATCCATCGCGACTCGCCGCCGATCGTCTTTGCCAATATCGGCACGACGATGACCGAGGCGCGTGACGACATCGCGCGCATTCGCGGCGTGCTCGATGACTTGACGATCCGGCAAAGCTACATTCACTCCGACGCCGCGCTCTCGGGCGGCTACGTCGCGTTCTTGGAACCGCGGCCGGCATTCGATTTTGCCGACGGTGCGGACAGCATCTCGATTTCCGGGCACAAGTTTCTCGGCGTTCCGCTTCCATGCGGCGTCGTGCTCGCCAAGAAGCGCAACGTCGAGCGGATCGCCCGCTCGATCGATTACATCGGAAGTCTCGACACGACGATCTCCGGCTCGCGCAACGGGTTTACGCCGCTCGCCCTATGGTACGTCATCCGGTCGCTCGGCCTCGAGGGCATGCGCGAACGCGCCCATCGATGCTTGGATCTCGCCGCCTACGCGCAGGAGCGGCTCGTGGCCCGCGGCGTCCCCGCTTGGCGCAACCGCAACGCGATCACCGTGGTGTTCCCCAAGACCGGCGACGCGGTCAAAGCCAAATGGCAGCTCGCGACCGAGCGTTTTTCGCATTTGATCGTCATGCCCGGCATTAGTCGAGAAACCATCGATGCGTTCGTCGACGACGTCGCCGCCGAACATTCGAAACGAGCTTTGCAGGAGAGCACGCGATGA
- a CDS encoding putative sulfate exporter family transporter: MTIVPGLALCLVVAILAFALGRAVPIVGGPVFGIVIGMLVALVRRPDARFVPGVKVASKQLLQLSIVVLGANLSLAEIVGNGLHSLPVMLGTLVIVLIVAYVAGNALGVGRDLRRLLAIGTAICGGSAIAALSTVVESSEADIAYAISTVFLFNIVAVLLFPPLGHLLALSQQAFGLWAGTAINDTSSVVAAGFVYGHAAGNEAVIVKLTRTTLIVPIVLFYAGKKIWQARGAGSVVDWKAIVPWFIVWFVVAAVLNTFGLIPAGWHGALTAVALFSIVVALSGVGLSADFARMRSAGFRPIALGLILWVSIAIGSLAIARFTGIGG; this comes from the coding sequence GTGACGATCGTTCCCGGGCTCGCGCTGTGTCTGGTAGTTGCGATCCTTGCGTTCGCTTTGGGACGAGCGGTACCGATCGTCGGCGGTCCCGTTTTCGGTATCGTGATCGGCATGCTGGTCGCCCTCGTGCGCCGGCCGGACGCGCGCTTCGTTCCCGGCGTAAAAGTTGCGAGCAAACAACTCTTGCAGCTCTCGATCGTCGTGCTGGGTGCGAATCTCAGTCTCGCGGAGATCGTTGGAAACGGATTGCACTCGCTGCCGGTGATGCTCGGAACGCTCGTCATCGTGCTGATCGTCGCGTACGTTGCCGGCAACGCACTCGGCGTCGGGCGCGACTTGCGACGGCTGCTGGCAATCGGCACGGCCATCTGCGGCGGTTCGGCCATCGCGGCGCTTTCGACGGTCGTCGAGTCGAGCGAAGCCGATATCGCGTACGCAATTTCGACGGTTTTTCTCTTTAATATCGTTGCGGTGTTGCTCTTCCCGCCACTCGGCCATCTGCTCGCGCTCTCGCAACAAGCCTTCGGACTCTGGGCCGGCACGGCGATTAACGACACGTCGTCGGTGGTCGCGGCGGGTTTCGTTTACGGCCACGCGGCCGGCAACGAAGCGGTGATCGTGAAGCTCACGCGCACGACGCTGATCGTTCCGATCGTGTTGTTTTACGCCGGTAAAAAGATCTGGCAAGCGCGCGGAGCCGGCAGCGTCGTGGACTGGAAAGCGATCGTGCCGTGGTTCATCGTGTGGTTCGTCGTCGCTGCGGTGCTCAATACGTTCGGCCTCATTCCGGCAGGCTGGCACGGCGCGCTGACGGCGGTCGCGCTCTTCTCGATCGTCGTCGCGCTAAGCGGCGTTGGACTCTCGGCCGATTTCGCGCGCATGCGCAGCGCGGGATTTCGCCCGATTGCGCTCGGGTTAATCCTTTGGGTCAGCATCGCCATCGGCAGTCTGGCGATCGCGCGGTTCACCGGAATCGGCGGTTAG
- a CDS encoding LysR family transcriptional regulator translates to MELQQLQYFAVVARTEHVTQAAEELSITQPSLSRAMARLERDLGVTLFEHHGRSIRVNRYGRAFLRHVERALAAIEEGRRELVDLSDAESGVVAFGFAHALGTRVVPDLIAGFKKQHPSARFQLAQNASHIILAELESGAVDLALVSPVPPTSDRVTTIELTSEELFLVVPHDHRFAKRRTVRLHEVRDDSFVCLRKGYGLRALTDDFCAQAGFTPNIAFEGEEIATVRGLVAAGLGVAIIPAPTSAPEDDPPRLRVTEPVCRRSVGLLWMPGRYQPEIAQRFRAYIGAAFGKRSEKPF, encoded by the coding sequence ATGGAACTCCAGCAGCTTCAGTATTTCGCGGTGGTCGCGCGGACCGAGCACGTCACCCAAGCGGCGGAGGAGCTATCGATCACCCAGCCGTCTTTGAGCCGAGCGATGGCTCGGCTGGAACGGGACCTGGGCGTGACGCTCTTCGAACATCACGGGCGCTCGATTCGGGTCAACCGCTACGGGCGCGCGTTTTTACGCCACGTCGAGCGGGCGCTCGCCGCGATCGAGGAAGGCCGGCGCGAACTGGTCGATCTCTCCGATGCAGAGTCGGGAGTCGTCGCCTTCGGGTTCGCACACGCGCTCGGAACGCGCGTGGTGCCCGATCTTATCGCCGGGTTTAAGAAGCAGCATCCGTCCGCGCGTTTCCAGCTCGCACAGAACGCCTCGCACATCATTCTCGCCGAACTCGAATCGGGAGCGGTCGACCTCGCGCTGGTTTCGCCCGTACCGCCGACGAGCGATCGCGTGACGACGATCGAATTGACGTCGGAAGAGCTCTTCCTGGTCGTGCCGCACGATCATCGCTTTGCAAAACGCCGCACGGTGCGCCTGCACGAAGTGCGCGACGATTCGTTCGTCTGTCTGCGCAAAGGGTATGGCCTGCGCGCGTTGACCGACGACTTCTGCGCGCAAGCCGGCTTTACACCGAACATCGCGTTTGAAGGCGAGGAGATCGCAACGGTGCGCGGGCTCGTCGCCGCCGGCCTCGGCGTCGCGATCATTCCCGCACCGACCTCCGCTCCCGAAGACGATCCGCCGCGTCTGCGCGTTACCGAGCCGGTTTGCCGTCGATCGGTCGGCTTACTCTGGATGCCCGGACGCTATCAGCCCGAGATCGCGCAACGTTTCCGCGCCTACATCGGCGCGGCGTTCGGCAAGCGCTCCGAAAAGCCGTTCTAA